One Salvia splendens isolate huo1 chromosome 22, SspV2, whole genome shotgun sequence DNA segment encodes these proteins:
- the LOC121786627 gene encoding protein PXR1-like, translating into MAKTLVLMMAALLIIGANLPSSSAQEVPPDVAGLEAEAGDKASLAADAGTEPKDGSALPVEAGLATKPEPALPEEPAKEEPAEKDGSAEKDKKDDKKESDEKEKSDDKEKDKEKDKDKDKDEGEKKKKKKCDKKDKKKSDDKDEDKDEKKDKKKDKDEKKGKEKSDDKDKDEKKDKDNDEKKDKEKKDKDKDEKKDKEKSGDKGKDEKKDKEKSGDKDKDEKKDKEKSPEKDESAKNKAPVGRRLLSDVGNTVDGMENGANRMKDKVSGYF; encoded by the coding sequence ATGGCGAAGACGCTGGTTTTAATGATGGCCGCGCTGCTTATCATCGGCGCTAATCTTCCGTCATCGTCGGCTCAAGAAGTTCCCCCAGATGTCGCGGGGCTTGAAGCTGAGGCGGGCGACAAAGCTTCCTTGGCTGCAGACGCGGGGACGGAGCCAAAAGATGGCTCGGCTCTTCCAGTTGAAGCTGGCTTGGCTACGAAACCTGAGCCAGCTCTTCCAGAAGAGCCGGCTAAGGAGGAGCCGGCCGAAAAAGATGGCTCGGCTGAGAAAGACAAAAAGGATGACAAAAAAGAATCAGATGAGAAGGAGAAGTCAGATGATAAAGAGAAAGACAAAGAGAAAGACAAAGACAAAGACAAAGACGAAGgtgagaaaaagaagaaaaagaagtgtgacaaaaaagataaaaagaagTCTGATGACAAGGACGAAGACAAGGACGAGAAAAAGGACAAAAAGAAAGATAAGGACGAGAAGAAGGGCAAAGAGAAGTCAGATGACAAAGACAAGGACGAGAAGAAGGATAAAGATAACGACGagaagaaagataaagagaagaAGGATAAAGACAAAGATGAGAAGAAGGACAAAGAGAAGTCGGGTGATAAAGGGAAAGATGAGAAAAAGGACAAAGAGAAGTCGGGTGACAAAGACAAAGATGAGAAGAAGGACAAAGAGAAGTCCCCTGAGAAAGATGAGTCGGCGAAAAATAAGGCACCAGTGGGGCGGCGGCTGTTGTCGGACGTCGGGAACACCGTTGATGGGATGGAGAACGGAGCTAACCGTATGAAGGATAAGGTTTCCGGCTATTTTTGA
- the LOC121786626 gene encoding nucleolar protein 58-like has product MAKTLVLMMAALLIIGANLPSSSAQEVPPDVAGLEAEAGDKASLAADAGAEPKDGSALPVEAGLATKPEPALPEEPAKEEPAEKDGSAEKDKKDDKEESNEKEKSDDKEKDKEKDKDKEKDKEEDEDEKNKCDKKDKKKSDDKDEDKDEKKDKDEKKDKEKSDDKDKDEKKDKDKDEKNDKEKKDKDKDEKKDKEKSGDKGKDEKNDKEKKDKDKDEKKDKEKSGDKGKDEKKDKEKSDDKDKDEEKDEEKSGDKGKDEKKDKEKSDDKDKDEEKDKEKSPEKDESAKNKAPVGRRLLSDVEDAVDGMENGANSMKDKVSGYF; this is encoded by the coding sequence ATGGCGAAGACGCTGGTTTTAATGATGGCCGCGCTGCTTATCATCGGCGCTAATCTTCCGTCGTCGTCGGCTCAAGAAGTTCCCCCAGATGTCGCGGGGCTTGAAGCTGAGGCGGGCGACAAAGCTTCCTTGGCTGCAGACGCGGGGGCGGAACCAAAAGATGGCTCGGCTCTTCCAGTTGAAGCTGGCTTGGCTACGAAACCTGAGCCAGCTCTTCCAGAAGAGCCGGCTAAGGAGGAGCCGGCCGAAAAAGATGGCTCGGCTGAGAAAGACAAAAAGGATGACAAAGAAGAATCAAATGAGAAAGAGAAGTCAGATGATAAAGAGAAAGACAAAGAGAAAGACAAAGACAAAGAAAAAGACAAAGAGGAAGACGAAGATGAGAAAAATAAGTGTgacaaaaaagataaaaagaagTCTGATGACAAGGATGAGGACAAGGACGAGAAGAAAGATAAGGACGAGAAGAAAGACAAAGAGAAGTCAGATGACAAAGACAAGGACGAGAAGAAGGATAAAGATAAAGACGAGAAAAATGACAAAGAGAAGAAGGATAAAGACAAAGATGAGAAGAAAGACAAAGAGAAGTCGGGTGATAAAGGGAAAGATGAGAAAAATGACAAAGAGAAGAAGGATAAAGACAAAGATGAGAAGAAGGACAAAGAGAAGTCGGGTGATAAAGGGAAAGATGAGAAAAAGGACAAAGAGAAGTCAGATGACAAGGACAAAGATGAGGAAAAGGACGAAGAAAAGTCGGGTGATAAAGGGAAAGATGAGAAAAAGGACAAAGAGAAGTCAGATGACAAAGACAAAGATGAGGAAAAGGACAAAGAAAAGTCCCCTGAGAAAGATGAGTCGGCGAAAAATAAGGCACCAGTGGGGCGGCGGCTGTTGTCGGACGTCGAGGACGCCGTTGATGGGATGGAGAACGGAGCTAACAGTATGAAGGATAAGGTTTCCGGCTATTTTTGA